TTTTTAATCTTCTTAGCTTGTAACATTATAATACGCTCAATTGAAACATGTAATGGATCATGTTGTGTTTGCTAGATAATTCTCAGCACTTATCACGATACAagatcatatattttaatatacatttatttctcaatttcctgacttagattttaattaGCATAAACAACTTCCTAACTTGAACTTTAGTTAGCGTAAACAACATTTATTAACACgtgattctcattttttttattttttattaaacacacATCAGATTTTCAATTTATGGTAACAAATTTTCTCCATCCTAGAAAATACGTTGACAatgtctttgtatttttgtcttaaaataattttttgctcTGAACAGCAACATAACACAAGCCAACTAGCTAGTGTAGATCTAGATTTGTATAACAATTGGCAAATGCATTAACTATTACATTCCACACCTTTTTACACTATTTCTAAAGGTCGAGTTTTTCCATTTACCCTAGACAATCCCTAGATGAACATGTCATTGAGCGTTGACCAACCAAGCTAGGACAAGCCCTATAACACAACTTACTAGTCTgcccacatttttttttctttgcgttttttttattttttttttcattattatcttCTTTCTTGAGTTTTAATCTCCCAGTTAACACCATCAAAGAGAAGTCAAACATCTCATAGAAATTAAATAAGCTAAATGTGTTTTTGCAAATACCGAGCCTTTGACCCAAAGATGAAAAGACACCCATTAGTGACCAACTTGACGACAAGCAACTCTTTTCCCATAATTGTACGAAGATGGATCAAGTATTCAAGATATTTCCCATAATAAACAAAACTGCATGTAACATAAATGGGTCCATAGGGTGTAAAGTCAAtcaggattaaaaaaaagaaaaggaaaaggtatgAACAAAAAGGCGGTAGATTGCACCAGTTAAGAGTGTAGATTCTGGATATCACCAATCAAATGCATCTATGACCACCTTCAAGCCATAACGTACACAGGCAGGTGGTTGTATCAAGTCATTCCAAAAGGTCAACTATTCATCAATCAAATCGATTTCCCGGGACCATTTATACCTCAGCAATTGGTGACCGGCCATTATTTAAAATACAGGCCTGATAACTATGGTCACAGATTTGACATTGGTTGGACAGCACAGAAATCTCTTGACGCAATGCAAGAGCCAGGACTATTTTCAATTTATCTGTAGAACTTGCAATGTTGTCTGAAAATAGTCTTAAGTATCATGACACTACTTACAAACTAACTATTctattaattattcattaatttgAATAATGAAGTTACAAATACATCTCTAATAGCCCTTTCTCTCATGTATATGAGGTATTGATCACATCAGAATCATACAGTATTGAATTTGGAAGCCACCATCAATATAGCATAGGCATTTCATCAAGTGGGTGATTTGAAATGcaattcaaaacacaaaataacaCGTGTGCAGACATAAGGTAGCAATACATTGGGATGAACATGGAGGCAATGCTTTTTCCAACAAGGTCTGAATCAACTAACTCATTCATCTTGATGGTCGGTGAAACCCTAACCCAACACTCAAACCAATATGGTTTGcaacataatatttttgtagACCCCTAATACAACAGACAAGCTGAAGATAGTGGGTTAAAtcacaagttttttcttttcttttcctttttttttataaaataaaatttttataatcagCTAAGTGAATCAGAGCTCATATTTACGCAAACCATAGCTTGCTATCTTAAagcaaaaattgaaaatggtcagaaaagcACTAGTAACGGCTTATATCATGTGAGATTCAAACCCACTCCATCAGATTTGAGTACAAAATAAGAAATTCATTTTGGTTTCAGAAGTCGCATAAATAGTCACCCACGATAAAATACCTCAAATTTGAATGAGGTTTTATCTTTTATCATGTATCAGCAGCAGTACAGGTCAGAAATAATTATAACCTGACAGTGCCAACCCATAAATCCTAAAGCCAACTCACTAACAAATGGTTTCTGATTTTCTAACTGTAACCCAGTCTAGAATTATCATGTGACAAACTAGGGATAGGTTGAGTTTTGCCAACCGTAGTTGGCCAAATACTAAATCCTTCCTAGATTCATACCTTGGTTTAGTGACAAAGTGGTAGGCCCTCTGCTGCAGTAGACTTCTCTTTTAGAAATCCTGTGTCAGAGGTCATATCATCATTCAAATTCAGAGTAGGAGTCGCTGGTGGTTCTGCATTTGGAGGAACCTGAaggaaatcaaaaggaaaaaatcattgataggtCAATTCACATTAGACCCATTAACAAGAAGAATAGGTTATACTCTAGACAATTAAATTAATCCCATGAAGATGCAAGTCATGATAAAAATTGGTATAAGAGCAAAAGCTCTCAGAAGCTCCTAGAGCACACGGAGATGCGTGATTGAACCAGACATACCATGATGCTTAGCAAAAACAGCTGGCTACTGCAATGCATATGAGCATGGTTTTAAATCCATTATTTAATGGGATCAGAGGATTCTGACCGTTGTTCAGTTTTGTGGTGCCGTCAACATATTCACAACAATAATAGTTATGATTTCTTTAGATAACATTATTGGCTgatattgagaaaataaaaggtcaATCATGGCCTACATAGAGGTTGTTTGGCATTGTGGTCTAACTgtacttttgaaaaattttgaaattttttttagcttcaaattattattattattattattattattattgtgtttttgaatcgttttgaagtgatatcaaaaataaattttacaaaatgaaaagatattattttgatatattttcaagcaaaaaatactttgaaaagtaacctcTATCACTCCCAAAGAGgcacttaataataataatatgatttcaaaataaattttgtactCCAAGTTCATATTTTCACACTTTACTACTTTTTTAAAGAACAATAGCCACATTATTTTGCAACACGTGTTAGTTCATGATCTGTAATCTATGACCATCATTTAAAAGCAATGTAGTCAAGATGCGCTTGCCTAGGCGATCCCAATGAGGCAAGGTGAGCCCCGACACCTTTATTAGCCTCAAGCATTGGATTTCAATGAAGCACAGCCTAGGCGAGCACCTTGTGAGTGGGTGCAAGGCATTAAGGCTAGTGCTTGCTTGAAGTTCTTCTTTATAtgttggatttttctttttaaaaaaaaaaaaaaaacttatttatattttgacctatttatccatttttttattgatatttaatttaggTTTTTAATCTATTTGGCTACTTACtactttaaattatcttatttttaagggtgaaaaatataactttatatgactatgttatggtattttatattttcttttgattttctactGATCTAATCTTAATtggaaagatatatatattttatatttatatattataatataatattacttcttctttttctttaatttatagcaAATTGCCTTGGTTCATTCAGATGAACTCCATTCACAGTTTCTCTAACACTAGCATTTAGcctaaaaagaacaaaactaaGACTACTTAATAAAACATGCAGGAGATattgaatgaagaaaaaggCAAATAGATTTAAACCTCATGAGACAGATGAACATTAGAGGAAGCCAGATTTTTTAAATCAGGGACAGCAGCAGCTTCCGTCTTGGGTTCCTGTGCTTTGGATTCCATCCCATGAGCATTGTCTGGCTGAATGTTTTCTACTGCATCCTGGTTGAGGGTTTTAGAAGTTTTTGATTTGCTGTTGTAGTCACCATTCAATACAACACCACTTTCAGCACTTGCCCTTTTCCTGATATGGGCATGTagcaaaaataaacacaagtTTCATGGGAAATGCAGTTATAGCAACAACTGCCAATTAAGCATTAGCAAAAAATACCATGTTCTCACCTGCGGTTATTGTGGCTAACTATCTGGGGAGAACTTTGCTTGTTGGAAAATAATATTCCACGTAGAAGCTTTCCATCTACAATAGTCTCGATGGTATATCCATGAGGAAGGCTTTCAGTAACTTTGGCTTGAAATGTCTTCTTCCCATGATCACGCTGTGTTGTTTGATTCAACGAGAAATTTTCTCTGCCTGCAAATAAAAGCACAAATTTTGTTAGGTATTCAACTCACATGAAACCAGGACAAAACTGCCCAAATTGCTAGTCTTACCATATTACCATCATGGTAATACATAATTAGATTCTCTTATTTTCCAGCAGATAAATCATGATTACAACGATAAATTGTCACgctaatataaaagaattggtAACAGGTATACTTTGAAACCTACTTAACTTGCATGCCTAAAGAAGTTAAATCACAAACAGTAGGATTCAAAAAGCATCAGGATACAGATCATCAGTAAACTATATAGCAAAGTGCAAAAAAGGGAAATATGCAGAAATAGAAATGTTGGAGCTTGGAATCTAAATTTCAACGCATAAAATTCCTTTTGCCATGGTTGGGATGTTGAGTGGTCATTCCAAAAACCACTATCTAGAACTTTTTGAGATTTGGAAAAGATTCCCAGGCTTTTTTCCAGAATATAATAATGCAATCTTGGGTGGTATTCTTAAAAGTTTAGTAACCATGGCAATTACTGTATAAATTTCTCGCCTTTTCCCTAACATTTCATGCGAACTAAAATTCATTTCAGTTCTACATCTAGTGTACAAATCCCAAACAAATTTCAACCAAGATTTCAACTTAAGTCCTGTCACTGCAGTCTGAACATTTTTGTTGATGCCAAGAGACTCCAATCTGAGAAAAGAGATTTCAACTCAACTAATGTAACTAACTCTTGATTGTTTTCTTGATGACATATAGACTATCTGATCCCAGAAAACATAACAACATTTCAAACTCAGGGATCATATATGCTTGGTAGCCATCCAAAAATTCCACTAgcttattatgaaaaaaatcctGCCTTCAAATGCCTTAGAATTGTAGCACAGTTCAACCCCATCAATTACATGCCTTTAACCTTCTTGGTAAGAAAGATAGGCaccataattttttgaaaaaacagcCAGGCAACAGTAAACACTCTTTATCTGCACAACACAAAACCTTCAAATACGAGGTGGAGGGTGGATATATctcaaatagtttttaaatcacGACAAATAAACTCCTTCACTCTCATTTTGGCCATAGGAGGTGAGTGCTGCCACTTGGAAATTGTCCTGGCCTCCATGGAAAAAGGAATTAGAACTAATTTTACTTTCATCAAACTCTTCACTATCAATACCAGGAATCTTGTAGCAATGTAGCCCCCTCTAAAGTGCTTAAATTTTAGCCAGCCATATGCATATTGCATAATCCTGCCTTcaaatgcctttgaattttagcACAGTTCAACCCGATCAATTACATACCCTTAACCTTCTTGGTAAGAAAGatatcaaccattttttttgaaaaaccagccAGGCAACAGTAAACATTCTTTATCTGCACAGCACAAAACCTTCAAATACGAGGTGGAGGGTGGATATATCTCAACTAGTTTTCAAATCATAACAAATAAACTCCTTCACTCTCATTTTGGCCCCGAGGTGAGTGCTGCCACTTGGAAATTGTCCTGGCCTCCAAGGACAAAGGAATTAGAACTGATTTCACTTTCATCAAACTCTTCACTATCAATACCATGAATCTTGTAGCATTGTAGCCCCCTCTAAAGTGCTTAAATTTTAGCCAGCCATATATGCTTACTACataatgataagaaaaaggTCCCCCATCTTATTACAGAACAGCAGTCTCTGAGTATCTGGACATGCTTAAATATTGGGTAATGGATACAAAAAATGGTTATGATGACtggaaaagaaagacaaaaggAAGTGaaccaaaaatttatttcaatccCATTGGCTGCAtcttaacaaagaaaaagaaattccaGGAGGGGCAAGAtcttaacaaagaaaaagaaattccaGGAGGGGCAAGATCTAAAAAAGTTTTTCCACATTTTTTTCCTCTGTTTAAATAGCATAAAGATGCATTTTCCATTAGAACTAGAATATCATTAGGAGTCCTTCCTCCTGCTCCGTCTCCAAATTGATCAACGTATATTTCATAAATTGCATTTCCTTTAGGAGGACGATTTTAAATTCATCCTTGTCCACTTTCACAAAAGAAACAGAATCACAACATCCTCAATTGTGCTTTTGAACTCACTCCCACTCCATatttcaaatgaaaagaaaagaaatcaaatcatCTATTTTCATGGTCAATAAATCCTCAATGATGCTTTAGACCATTATGCAACAAGTAAATAGCAGATAAAAGAAATTGCACACTGTCCCAACAAAGAGCAGACACTGAACTTATAGGACATTAAGATATTGCCTTACAAGGAACACCTTAGAAGATTTTCCAAGTACACAGATAATGCTAAAAGACCACCAATTTCCGATAAAGAATTCACcattttccaaaataaaaaaggccaCTGAAAGATTTATTAGATGAGCATCCAAATAAAAAGCTAGATGCATCTAGTCACGTTAAGTTCTATATTTTGGACCATGTAAATAACTCATACAAAAACTCATTGAGACTGATAAAAACTGTGAAATAATTGTCAAACGAGTAACACTACCAAGGCACTCTAAAGTCATTTTTTAATGATTGCATGAGACCTCCAATTCTGTCTGGTTCAGATATGAAAAACTACCGGATTCATTTCATGAAAGGAAACTgtgataaataatataaaaagagagaaaatctaCTTTTTACCTGGCTGGGCATAACTCAGAAAGGTGTGGTGAAAGTCAGCATTTGTGTCAATTCGGACTAAAACTTTTTCATGCACAGAAGAATTAAGATTTTGTTCTTGGCACTTTagtttcaattgttttttcagaGACAACTTTTCCATACGCCATTCATCTTGCACTCTTGTGAGacctacattttaaaaaatggatgagattaccaaaataaaataatgatctAGACTGATACAAGGGTTTATAGAATAACAAAATTGCATCACAAAAGTATGCAAGAAATGTTAGTTCAAGAAAAATACAAGAGAATGTATCATACCTGTGTGTAAATAATACATATCTTCTAGTGCCTCAAGACTCTTATTGCAGCCACCAATGAACACAAGCACACCACCCTTCAGTGGATCCAAGCAGTCCCCAGCCACAGAAAATCTGGCAGAAGGTCCATCTCCAGTTGTCATCACCAGGGTCCACATGCCAGTTTCTGCCCCCATAACAAATGTAGATGTTTACAGCAATAAATAACGATAACTATATCAAGAACTTGGAGATAGAATCTGCTTGTATTTTCAAATCCACaggaaaaataagtaaaatgttGAAAATTTGGTGGATTTACAGTGAGAGGGAAGTGCATTTTTTCAATGTTACTAAAACTTTATCAACAATAGCATGATACATACCAACATTAAGCATATGTAGGTCATCATATAGATTTTGAGCATCTGTAAATccaccaaaaacaaataaattcttgCCAAAAGAAACAGTAGAATGGCCAGCTCGAGGTGGCAACTTTTGGCCCGATGTGTTCAGCTCCTTCCAAACAAGAGTTTCTAACAAATTACAAGAAAGCAAAAGAGTAGGTAACACATTCTTGcacaaaaatacaatttcaaattataattgaaattaatcatgTGCACATGTTTGAAAGCAAATACATAAAATTTACCTTCACATACGCGCGCACACAAATGCACATGTTCTGTGAGTGTGTGCAGATATATATTTATGTGTATGATAATGAGCAGAACCTGTATCTAGGATGTGGACATCTGACAAATAATAATCATGCCCATCTTCACCACCAATCACAATGATTTTATCCCTCCAAGATGAGCAAGTATGGCTATCACGGGCAGAAGGTGGAGTGCCTGTTGTTATTGCTTGTTTCCATACAAATGTCTCTACAAAAGTAGAAGGAAAATGAATGACACAATGTCTTTAATCCTACAGCTGTGCACAACAAATTGCAAGAGAATAATTATTtactaaaataaatgaaaacttGTCCACTTTCAGAGCCCATCGAAAGAGTTTGAAAAGTcaataagttttagaaaaatCAACTTAGTCCCCCATAACCCAACCCCTAAAACCCCCACCACATGaacgcaaaaaaataaaaaatgaaaaataaaaaataatcctcGGTAGTCCTGTATAGCATAGGAACTTGATGTATGCATAAATTGTAAACTAAACTAAAGCATGATCAAAACAAATCCTTGCTGACTAGCCATATATGGAGATAAATACCTGTATTCAAGATGTAAAGATCATTGTAATAGATTTCATGACTATTATCTGAAGATTTTCCACAGCCACCAAATATGAAAAGTCGTTTGCCAACAAGGGCAGCACTATGACCCTCCCGTGCATCCGGTCCGTCACCTCTTACATTTGGAGATATCCAAGTATGTGATGCTACAATATGATGACCAATGAAGGAAGTGTAAACCATATGATTCAATGCAAATCTTCATCAGAGTTGCCAGCACCATAGGTAACAGAAACAATTTTGTTAAATCTCATTCCTTAGTTACTCTTTCATGATCAGATCtatttcatcataaaaattattgcTCTGTGACACTTAAGATATGTAATCAATGGCCACGTAAAATACTAGGGTGTGACATAGAAGgaaaatcaaatacaatcaaTATCAAGGACAAGATCACTCACAAGTATCTAAGATACGCAGATCCTTGAGAGGGTTCATCCCATCAGTACCCCCAAACACATAGAGATTTTCATCAACAGTTGTACAAGTGTGGCTATCTCTTGGAACTGGCAGTGTGCCATTTAACATTGGCTGGCTCCAAGTCTGGTTAACTACAAGTCAGCAACCCGATATGagagcataaaataaaattaggggGAAAAGAAATTGCAGATGAAAATTCAACAACTCAAAAGGCAATCATCAACGAATCTCAAGTGAAGAAAACATGGAAAAATTTGTTCTAAAAGAAACCAAGAACACCtcagcaagaaaaataaatgctcGCAAGTAGCAAAAGCAACAAGCATGATAGAGTACAGATATAATCAAATCCTATTAGATGGGACAAATATTTGCATAGCCTCGTATAGTTCATTGACTCCAAAATAGGAAATTAACCGCACAGACATATCATTTTGCACGCAgagtaaaaaaagagaagaaagaaataaaaattagtacCCGTACCCACAGGAAACCTAAACATGCACTTCAAACACTATTTTAATAGCAAACCATAAATGCCACAAAAATTAACGCTAACAACAACTCCCATGCAATTTGCAACACCAATAAACACAATTCAACAAGTTACagaaaaaagggggggaaagcGAAATAATACCAGTAATCACATTTCCTCTCATCACCAAACTTAATACAGACAAAATTAATGcctagaaacaaaaagaaaatccgcaaaatccacaataaacaaaaacaatcaaacaaaaaatccaGATTTCGTACAAGCACCAAAGGAAACCCCAGAATTGCAAAAGACTAAAAGATAACGaagacaagaaagaaagagaaaaataaaaacaagagaaagaaaGTAGAAGAAGTGATGACCCACCAGTGTCAAAGACATGAACTTGGTTGGTCTGGCAGTTATCTTTTCCATAGCCACCAAAAACATAGAGAAATCTTCCTCCTTTAATCGAATTACAAGTGTGTCCCCACCTCTTCCTTGGTCCATTTAACTCTTCTATTGCAACCCCTTGTTGCAACTGCTGCTTCACCCTTTCCCatctcattttttctttcttatggaAAAATATTCtccgaggaaaaaaaataatataaatgtgAGGTTTTTATGTCTCACACAGGAGAGAATGAGAATcagaatataaagaaataaaaggaggttttttttttttggattatcaGTAGATTTAGAATAGTGTGtggtttcttttatttgtttttcttttttagtttgttgttgtttcagtTTTCATGCAGAACAGAGAGAAAGGCTTTAAGCAAACTGTGTGGTAATGAATAATTAGACAGGGACGACAAGAAAAGGCATTAGGGTAAACTTGGTTGCAGCTTTTTATTTGGAAAGGtaataaattaatactttttatttttaaaatttatttttaatattaatatataaaaaatattataattaaaagtataattcaactaaaaagacAACATcataactaaaatatttatcaaataaaaatggtcaattAAATAGAGATATATTTATTGCAAATTACatgacaaaaaaacaattaaacaaattaaccaTGGGAGTAAAAACCTGAATAGGCTAAAGagtaaaaaaacccaaca
The genomic region above belongs to Populus alba chromosome 12, ASM523922v2, whole genome shotgun sequence and contains:
- the LOC118049071 gene encoding uncharacterized protein, producing MRWERVKQQLQQGVAIEELNGPRKRWGHTCNSIKGGRFLYVFGGYGKDNCQTNQVHVFDTVNQTWSQPMLNGTLPVPRDSHTCTTVDENLYVFGGTDGMNPLKDLRILDTSSHTWISPNVRGDGPDAREGHSAALVGKRLFIFGGCGKSSDNSHEIYYNDLYILNTETFVWKQAITTGTPPSARDSHTCSSWRDKIIVIGGEDGHDYYLSDVHILDTETLVWKELNTSGQKLPPRAGHSTVSFGKNLFVFGGFTDAQNLYDDLHMLNVETGMWTLVMTTGDGPSARFSVAGDCLDPLKGGVLVFIGGCNKSLEALEDMYYLHTGLTRVQDEWRMEKLSLKKQLKLKCQEQNLNSSVHEKVLVRIDTNADFHHTFLSYAQPGRENFSLNQTTQRDHGKKTFQAKVTESLPHGYTIETIVDGKLLRGILFSNKQSSPQIVSHNNRRKRASAESGVVLNGDYNSKSKTSKTLNQDAVENIQPDNAHGMESKAQEPKTEAAAVPDLKNLASSNVHLSHEVPPNAEPPATPTLNLNDDMTSDTGFLKEKSTAAEGLPLCH